The window ATCTTTTAGGAAGCATTACAGGGGCGAATTTTTTGTACTACCTACATATTAATTTCTTATGGGTTATGAATTACTTAGAGATAAAGGATACGGAAAGCAATTATTAGATAGTATAGAGGAAATTGCAAGAGAGAATAGATGC is drawn from Psychrobacillus sp. INOP01 and contains these coding sequences:
- a CDS encoding GNAT family N-acetyltransferase is translated as MGYELLRDKGYGKQLLDSIEEIARENRCNHINIFLFKYRVRI